In Crassostrea angulata isolate pt1a10 chromosome 6, ASM2561291v2, whole genome shotgun sequence, a genomic segment contains:
- the LOC128189050 gene encoding protein tiptop-like isoform X3, translating to MVRVKQTMQLKIVQASDDDQGSEGDNEDEASDNDGKLENLRPNQEPTFTSEDASVSSEREQDSPVVFKEESCDSFVNKENSSENTLDLKENSEQTTFENLSENSNGDKMTLKKEEGCKSDSEKRSETPPLKRLMRQDPLPLFMSEKGPSPPKKIYRDELYYKKLAVPYFATPSMVKHAPTHPRQAILKSKHYSNKFPKYFNPSVPCSFQKNHSEDQPLDLSTKGSNKSSLFVDTKKSAGKYTNGFLSNSSSLQSLQRRFGGMAGFRSSRRPMSGILTGIPPTFSQKSHSNSHKHFNIDFAGGESLKTESKSKDSKNADSKEKIKSEEELKSSTEKDQNSNFTKKTKESSEYLEKDENNRYTVHKCSCQKTFSTLYGLSLHLQESGHLPAGTKQTNLMEYPKLVRGQDMWLNQESEQTKKILRCIQCGESFKSLPMLTVHMMQTQHYTKIVTSEHGRRSHKCSVYCDRDLDRECIFKCKVCNSAYSDMEGLANHMVLSGHHKKKMHQNSPYSDFKLKLPQKRYLREEFMDSCVSPLGSTQEESRAKICRQSSPLSDQSKSPSSQGTTEDSRITCENCTDKIETGKFVDHVRVCLLLSKYDANFKTSVKKETVERKEDGSVEEGIEKSLHSNKDSENESKEMSADENAEVKVKLEVDDGDESAKEDDNKEEKTDSSCLVKNDDDCRECKKLDIIDPNHGSGDENKEQSSALSAMESFIQRSFKSEFNYRRGSIKMSSLPKAQSAQTAHLKPLERSSPSIRLERYQKYFQYLYPNEPDQKVSSSEEKLSGDIGKLEKMCEEVHGAKSPNPEQSRKSQSTPKPEISGEILSSKYLNLDEEEKSKDSSPPSSSSKSSALDSLSSFVYSQSLTSEHPLDSLQKLLTNSNIPRILPSSSLKHFDPVESPMPTAPLNLSIRRETNDEDLDMSDGKDSFSDQESSHSSDSEANMDYRCAACSRHFASKGSYRYHLSRCHLSSVKKYGIKEAFNMSPYIYLPLDHTAKFSKYYEMAQELANKGK from the exons ATGGTGAGGGTCAAACAAACCATGCAGCTGAAAATTGTACAAG CCTCTGACGACGATCAAGGATCTGAAGGGGACAATGAGGATGAGGCATCAGATAATGACGGAAAGTTAGAAAACTTGAGACCCAATCAAGAGCCCACGTTTACATCGGAGGACGCAAGCGTATCCTCAGAAAGAGAACAAGATTCACCAGTCGTATTCAAGGAGGAGAGTTGTGATAGTTTTGTGAACAAGGAAAATTCATCAGAAAATACTCTGGATCTTAAGGAAAATTCAGAGCAGACgacatttgaaaatttgagtGAAAATTCAAATGGTGATAAAATGACTCTCAAAAAGGAAGAGGGTTGCAAGAGTGATTCCGAAAAACGTTCGGAAACTCCACCATTAAAACGACTAATGAGGCAAGATCCTTTGCCATTGTTTATGAGTGAGAAAGGACCATCACCACCCAAAAAAATTTACAGAGACGAACTCTATTACAAAAAACTAGCCGTCCCGTACTTTGCAACACCATCCATGGTCAAACATGCACCCACCCATCCAAGACAAGCCATTCTGAAATCCAAACATTATTCCaacaaatttccaaaatatttcaatccaTCTGTTCCATGTTCATTCCAGAAAAATCATTCAGAGGATCAGCCATTGGACTTGTCTACTAAAGGATCCAACAAATCCAGTCTGTTTGTGGACACAAAGAAATCGGCCGGGAAGTACACCAACGGATTCCTCTCCAACAGTTCTAGTCTTCAAAGTCTTCAGAGGCGATTTGGTGGGATGGCTGGATTCCGCTCCAGTCGCAGACCCATGAGTGGAATTCTCACTGGAATacctcccacgttttctcagaAATCTCATTCAAATTCTCACAAACATTTCAACATAGATTTTGCGGGAGGTGAAAGTCTTAAAACTGAAAGTAAATCCAAAGACTCAAAGAACGCAGACTCAAAGGAGAAAATTAAAAGTGAGGAAGAGTTGAAATCTTCAACTGAGAAAGATCAGAATTCAAACTTTACcaagaaaacaaaagaaagcTCGGAGTATTTGGAGAAAGACGAAAATAACAGATATACTGTTCACAAGTGTTCATGTCAGAAGACCTTCAGCACTCTCTATGGTTTGAGTCTTCACCTTCAGGAATCAGGGCATTTACCTGCAGGGACGAAACAAACCAACTTAATGGAGTACCCAAAGTTGGTCAGGGGACAGGATATGTGGCTAAACCAGGAATCGGAGCAAACCAAAAAGATCCTGAGATGCATACAGTGCGGTGAGTCTTTTAAGTCCCTACCCATGCTAACTGTTCATATGATGCAGACACAGCATTACACCAAGATCGTCACATCCGAACATGGAAGGAGATCTCACAAATGCTCTGTGTATTGTGATCGGGATTTGGACAGGGAGTGTATTTTTAAGTGTAAAGTGTGTAATAGTGCTTACAGCGATATGGAAGGCTTGGCAAACCATATGGTGCTCTCTGGGCATCACAAAAAGAAAATGCACCAAAACTCGCCGTATTCTGATTTCAAATTGAAACTGCCGCAGAAAAGATATTTGCGTGAGGAATTCATGGATAGCTGTGTGTCACCCTTAGGGAGCACACAGGAGGAATCTCGGGCAAAAATATGCAGACAGAGTTCACCTTTGAGCGATCAGTCCAAGAGTCCCAGTTCACAGGGAACAACTGAGGATAGCAGAATCACGTGTGAAAACTGTACCGATAAGATAGAGACTGGGAAATTTGTTGATCATGTCCGAGTCTGTTTACTGTTGTCAAAATATGATGCAAACTTTAAAACTTCAGTCAAGAAAGAGACAGTAGAAAGAAAAGAAGATGGGAGTGTCGAGGAAGGCATTGAAAAATCGTTGCATAGCAACAAAGATTCAGAGAATGAATCCAAAGAAATGTCTGCAGATGAAAATGCTGAAGTGAAAGTGAAACTAGAGGTAGATGATGGTGACGAAAGTGCAAAAGAAGACGAcaacaaagaagaaaaaaccgACTCTTCTTGTTTGGTGAAAAACGATGATGATTGCAGAGAATGCAAAAAGTTGGACATTATAGACCCAAACCATGGGAGTGGTGATGAAAATAAAGAGCAAAGTTCGGCATTATCCGCAATGGAGAGTTTTATTCAGAGGAGCTTCAAATCAGAGTTTAATTACAGAAGAGGCTCCATAAAAATGAGCTCTTTACCTAAGGCTCAATCAGCCCAAACAGCCCATTTGAAACCCTTGGAACGATCTAGTCCATCCATAAGACTGGAAAGATATCAGAAATATTTCCAGTACCTCTACCCCAATGAGCCAGATCAAAAAGTCTCTTCCTCAGAGGAGAAATTGTCTGGAGATATTGGAAAGCTGGAGAAAATGTGTGAGGAGGTGCACGGGGCAAAAAGTCCAAACCCCGAACAATCAAGAAAGTCTCAGAGCACCCCCAAACCAGAGATCAGTGGTGAAATCCTCAGTAGCAAATATCTCAATTTGGACGAGGAAGAGAAAAGCAAAGACTCCTCCCCTCCCTCCTCCTCCTCAAAATCCTCAGCCTTAGATTCTCTTAGCAGTTTTGTGTATAGCCAGTCGTTGACCAGTGAGCACCCCTTAGATAGTCTACAGAAACTCTTAACCAATAGTAACATTCCTAGAATCCTCCCCTCCAGTTCATTGAAACACTTTGATCCAGTCGAATCTCCCATGCCAACTGCTCCGTTGAATCTCTCCATAAGAAGGGAAACAAATGACGAGGACTTGGACATGTCCGATGGCAAAGACAGTTTCTCTGATCAAGAGAGCAGCCACAGCAGTGATAGTGAGGCTAACATGGACTACCGCTGCGCTGCCTGCAGTCGCCACTTTGCCTCCAAAGGCTCTTACAGATACCACCTTAGTCGTTGCCATCTCTCCTCGGTCAAAAAGTATGGAATCAAAGAAGCCTTCAATATGAGCCCTTACATCTACCTCCCTCTGGATCACACTGCCAAATTCTCCAAGTATTATGAAATGGCTCAGGAGCTCGCTAACAAAGGGAAGTAA
- the LOC128189050 gene encoding protein tiptop-like isoform X4, with product MLWWSTEVREWKLASDDDQGSEGDNEDEASDNDGKLENLRPNQEPTFTSEDASVSSEREQDSPVVFKEESCDSFVNKENSSENTLDLKENSEQTTFENLSENSNGDKMTLKKEEGCKSDSEKRSETPPLKRLMRQDPLPLFMSEKGPSPPKKIYRDELYYKKLAVPYFATPSMVKHAPTHPRQAILKSKHYSNKFPKYFNPSVPCSFQKNHSEDQPLDLSTKGSNKSSLFVDTKKSAGKYTNGFLSNSSSLQSLQRRFGGMAGFRSSRRPMSGILTGIPPTFSQKSHSNSHKHFNIDFAGGESLKTESKSKDSKNADSKEKIKSEEELKSSTEKDQNSNFTKKTKESSEYLEKDENNRYTVHKCSCQKTFSTLYGLSLHLQESGHLPAGTKQTNLMEYPKLVRGQDMWLNQESEQTKKILRCIQCGESFKSLPMLTVHMMQTQHYTKIVTSEHGRRSHKCSVYCDRDLDRECIFKCKVCNSAYSDMEGLANHMVLSGHHKKKMHQNSPYSDFKLKLPQKRYLREEFMDSCVSPLGSTQEESRAKICRQSSPLSDQSKSPSSQGTTEDSRITCENCTDKIETGKFVDHVRVCLLLSKYDANFKTSVKKETVERKEDGSVEEGIEKSLHSNKDSENESKEMSADENAEVKVKLEVDDGDESAKEDDNKEEKTDSSCLVKNDDDCRECKKLDIIDPNHGSGDENKEQSSALSAMESFIQRSFKSEFNYRRGSIKMSSLPKAQSAQTAHLKPLERSSPSIRLERYQKYFQYLYPNEPDQKVSSSEEKLSGDIGKLEKMCEEVHGAKSPNPEQSRKSQSTPKPEISGEILSSKYLNLDEEEKSKDSSPPSSSSKSSALDSLSSFVYSQSLTSEHPLDSLQKLLTNSNIPRILPSSSLKHFDPVESPMPTAPLNLSIRRETNDEDLDMSDGKDSFSDQESSHSSDSEANMDYRCAACSRHFASKGSYRYHLSRCHLSSVKKYGIKEAFNMSPYIYLPLDHTAKFSKYYEMAQELANKGK from the exons ATGCTCTGGTGGAGCACAGAAGTCAGGGAATGGAAGTTGG CCTCTGACGACGATCAAGGATCTGAAGGGGACAATGAGGATGAGGCATCAGATAATGACGGAAAGTTAGAAAACTTGAGACCCAATCAAGAGCCCACGTTTACATCGGAGGACGCAAGCGTATCCTCAGAAAGAGAACAAGATTCACCAGTCGTATTCAAGGAGGAGAGTTGTGATAGTTTTGTGAACAAGGAAAATTCATCAGAAAATACTCTGGATCTTAAGGAAAATTCAGAGCAGACgacatttgaaaatttgagtGAAAATTCAAATGGTGATAAAATGACTCTCAAAAAGGAAGAGGGTTGCAAGAGTGATTCCGAAAAACGTTCGGAAACTCCACCATTAAAACGACTAATGAGGCAAGATCCTTTGCCATTGTTTATGAGTGAGAAAGGACCATCACCACCCAAAAAAATTTACAGAGACGAACTCTATTACAAAAAACTAGCCGTCCCGTACTTTGCAACACCATCCATGGTCAAACATGCACCCACCCATCCAAGACAAGCCATTCTGAAATCCAAACATTATTCCaacaaatttccaaaatatttcaatccaTCTGTTCCATGTTCATTCCAGAAAAATCATTCAGAGGATCAGCCATTGGACTTGTCTACTAAAGGATCCAACAAATCCAGTCTGTTTGTGGACACAAAGAAATCGGCCGGGAAGTACACCAACGGATTCCTCTCCAACAGTTCTAGTCTTCAAAGTCTTCAGAGGCGATTTGGTGGGATGGCTGGATTCCGCTCCAGTCGCAGACCCATGAGTGGAATTCTCACTGGAATacctcccacgttttctcagaAATCTCATTCAAATTCTCACAAACATTTCAACATAGATTTTGCGGGAGGTGAAAGTCTTAAAACTGAAAGTAAATCCAAAGACTCAAAGAACGCAGACTCAAAGGAGAAAATTAAAAGTGAGGAAGAGTTGAAATCTTCAACTGAGAAAGATCAGAATTCAAACTTTACcaagaaaacaaaagaaagcTCGGAGTATTTGGAGAAAGACGAAAATAACAGATATACTGTTCACAAGTGTTCATGTCAGAAGACCTTCAGCACTCTCTATGGTTTGAGTCTTCACCTTCAGGAATCAGGGCATTTACCTGCAGGGACGAAACAAACCAACTTAATGGAGTACCCAAAGTTGGTCAGGGGACAGGATATGTGGCTAAACCAGGAATCGGAGCAAACCAAAAAGATCCTGAGATGCATACAGTGCGGTGAGTCTTTTAAGTCCCTACCCATGCTAACTGTTCATATGATGCAGACACAGCATTACACCAAGATCGTCACATCCGAACATGGAAGGAGATCTCACAAATGCTCTGTGTATTGTGATCGGGATTTGGACAGGGAGTGTATTTTTAAGTGTAAAGTGTGTAATAGTGCTTACAGCGATATGGAAGGCTTGGCAAACCATATGGTGCTCTCTGGGCATCACAAAAAGAAAATGCACCAAAACTCGCCGTATTCTGATTTCAAATTGAAACTGCCGCAGAAAAGATATTTGCGTGAGGAATTCATGGATAGCTGTGTGTCACCCTTAGGGAGCACACAGGAGGAATCTCGGGCAAAAATATGCAGACAGAGTTCACCTTTGAGCGATCAGTCCAAGAGTCCCAGTTCACAGGGAACAACTGAGGATAGCAGAATCACGTGTGAAAACTGTACCGATAAGATAGAGACTGGGAAATTTGTTGATCATGTCCGAGTCTGTTTACTGTTGTCAAAATATGATGCAAACTTTAAAACTTCAGTCAAGAAAGAGACAGTAGAAAGAAAAGAAGATGGGAGTGTCGAGGAAGGCATTGAAAAATCGTTGCATAGCAACAAAGATTCAGAGAATGAATCCAAAGAAATGTCTGCAGATGAAAATGCTGAAGTGAAAGTGAAACTAGAGGTAGATGATGGTGACGAAAGTGCAAAAGAAGACGAcaacaaagaagaaaaaaccgACTCTTCTTGTTTGGTGAAAAACGATGATGATTGCAGAGAATGCAAAAAGTTGGACATTATAGACCCAAACCATGGGAGTGGTGATGAAAATAAAGAGCAAAGTTCGGCATTATCCGCAATGGAGAGTTTTATTCAGAGGAGCTTCAAATCAGAGTTTAATTACAGAAGAGGCTCCATAAAAATGAGCTCTTTACCTAAGGCTCAATCAGCCCAAACAGCCCATTTGAAACCCTTGGAACGATCTAGTCCATCCATAAGACTGGAAAGATATCAGAAATATTTCCAGTACCTCTACCCCAATGAGCCAGATCAAAAAGTCTCTTCCTCAGAGGAGAAATTGTCTGGAGATATTGGAAAGCTGGAGAAAATGTGTGAGGAGGTGCACGGGGCAAAAAGTCCAAACCCCGAACAATCAAGAAAGTCTCAGAGCACCCCCAAACCAGAGATCAGTGGTGAAATCCTCAGTAGCAAATATCTCAATTTGGACGAGGAAGAGAAAAGCAAAGACTCCTCCCCTCCCTCCTCCTCCTCAAAATCCTCAGCCTTAGATTCTCTTAGCAGTTTTGTGTATAGCCAGTCGTTGACCAGTGAGCACCCCTTAGATAGTCTACAGAAACTCTTAACCAATAGTAACATTCCTAGAATCCTCCCCTCCAGTTCATTGAAACACTTTGATCCAGTCGAATCTCCCATGCCAACTGCTCCGTTGAATCTCTCCATAAGAAGGGAAACAAATGACGAGGACTTGGACATGTCCGATGGCAAAGACAGTTTCTCTGATCAAGAGAGCAGCCACAGCAGTGATAGTGAGGCTAACATGGACTACCGCTGCGCTGCCTGCAGTCGCCACTTTGCCTCCAAAGGCTCTTACAGATACCACCTTAGTCGTTGCCATCTCTCCTCGGTCAAAAAGTATGGAATCAAAGAAGCCTTCAATATGAGCCCTTACATCTACCTCCCTCTGGATCACACTGCCAAATTCTCCAAGTATTATGAAATGGCTCAGGAGCTCGCTAACAAAGGGAAGTAA
- the LOC128189050 gene encoding protein tiptop-like isoform X2, which yields MKTKSMPRRKQVQPKRLQSSDDDQGSEGDNEDEASDNDGKLENLRPNQEPTFTSEDASVSSEREQDSPVVFKEESCDSFVNKENSSENTLDLKENSEQTTFENLSENSNGDKMTLKKEEGCKSDSEKRSETPPLKRLMRQDPLPLFMSEKGPSPPKKIYRDELYYKKLAVPYFATPSMVKHAPTHPRQAILKSKHYSNKFPKYFNPSVPCSFQKNHSEDQPLDLSTKGSNKSSLFVDTKKSAGKYTNGFLSNSSSLQSLQRRFGGMAGFRSSRRPMSGILTGIPPTFSQKSHSNSHKHFNIDFAGGESLKTESKSKDSKNADSKEKIKSEEELKSSTEKDQNSNFTKKTKESSEYLEKDENNRYTVHKCSCQKTFSTLYGLSLHLQESGHLPAGTKQTNLMEYPKLVRGQDMWLNQESEQTKKILRCIQCGESFKSLPMLTVHMMQTQHYTKIVTSEHGRRSHKCSVYCDRDLDRECIFKCKVCNSAYSDMEGLANHMVLSGHHKKKMHQNSPYSDFKLKLPQKRYLREEFMDSCVSPLGSTQEESRAKICRQSSPLSDQSKSPSSQGTTEDSRITCENCTDKIETGKFVDHVRVCLLLSKYDANFKTSVKKETVERKEDGSVEEGIEKSLHSNKDSENESKEMSADENAEVKVKLEVDDGDESAKEDDNKEEKTDSSCLVKNDDDCRECKKLDIIDPNHGSGDENKEQSSALSAMESFIQRSFKSEFNYRRGSIKMSSLPKAQSAQTAHLKPLERSSPSIRLERYQKYFQYLYPNEPDQKVSSSEEKLSGDIGKLEKMCEEVHGAKSPNPEQSRKSQSTPKPEISGEILSSKYLNLDEEEKSKDSSPPSSSSKSSALDSLSSFVYSQSLTSEHPLDSLQKLLTNSNIPRILPSSSLKHFDPVESPMPTAPLNLSIRRETNDEDLDMSDGKDSFSDQESSHSSDSEANMDYRCAACSRHFASKGSYRYHLSRCHLSSVKKYGIKEAFNMSPYIYLPLDHTAKFSKYYEMAQELANKGK from the coding sequence CCTCTGACGACGATCAAGGATCTGAAGGGGACAATGAGGATGAGGCATCAGATAATGACGGAAAGTTAGAAAACTTGAGACCCAATCAAGAGCCCACGTTTACATCGGAGGACGCAAGCGTATCCTCAGAAAGAGAACAAGATTCACCAGTCGTATTCAAGGAGGAGAGTTGTGATAGTTTTGTGAACAAGGAAAATTCATCAGAAAATACTCTGGATCTTAAGGAAAATTCAGAGCAGACgacatttgaaaatttgagtGAAAATTCAAATGGTGATAAAATGACTCTCAAAAAGGAAGAGGGTTGCAAGAGTGATTCCGAAAAACGTTCGGAAACTCCACCATTAAAACGACTAATGAGGCAAGATCCTTTGCCATTGTTTATGAGTGAGAAAGGACCATCACCACCCAAAAAAATTTACAGAGACGAACTCTATTACAAAAAACTAGCCGTCCCGTACTTTGCAACACCATCCATGGTCAAACATGCACCCACCCATCCAAGACAAGCCATTCTGAAATCCAAACATTATTCCaacaaatttccaaaatatttcaatccaTCTGTTCCATGTTCATTCCAGAAAAATCATTCAGAGGATCAGCCATTGGACTTGTCTACTAAAGGATCCAACAAATCCAGTCTGTTTGTGGACACAAAGAAATCGGCCGGGAAGTACACCAACGGATTCCTCTCCAACAGTTCTAGTCTTCAAAGTCTTCAGAGGCGATTTGGTGGGATGGCTGGATTCCGCTCCAGTCGCAGACCCATGAGTGGAATTCTCACTGGAATacctcccacgttttctcagaAATCTCATTCAAATTCTCACAAACATTTCAACATAGATTTTGCGGGAGGTGAAAGTCTTAAAACTGAAAGTAAATCCAAAGACTCAAAGAACGCAGACTCAAAGGAGAAAATTAAAAGTGAGGAAGAGTTGAAATCTTCAACTGAGAAAGATCAGAATTCAAACTTTACcaagaaaacaaaagaaagcTCGGAGTATTTGGAGAAAGACGAAAATAACAGATATACTGTTCACAAGTGTTCATGTCAGAAGACCTTCAGCACTCTCTATGGTTTGAGTCTTCACCTTCAGGAATCAGGGCATTTACCTGCAGGGACGAAACAAACCAACTTAATGGAGTACCCAAAGTTGGTCAGGGGACAGGATATGTGGCTAAACCAGGAATCGGAGCAAACCAAAAAGATCCTGAGATGCATACAGTGCGGTGAGTCTTTTAAGTCCCTACCCATGCTAACTGTTCATATGATGCAGACACAGCATTACACCAAGATCGTCACATCCGAACATGGAAGGAGATCTCACAAATGCTCTGTGTATTGTGATCGGGATTTGGACAGGGAGTGTATTTTTAAGTGTAAAGTGTGTAATAGTGCTTACAGCGATATGGAAGGCTTGGCAAACCATATGGTGCTCTCTGGGCATCACAAAAAGAAAATGCACCAAAACTCGCCGTATTCTGATTTCAAATTGAAACTGCCGCAGAAAAGATATTTGCGTGAGGAATTCATGGATAGCTGTGTGTCACCCTTAGGGAGCACACAGGAGGAATCTCGGGCAAAAATATGCAGACAGAGTTCACCTTTGAGCGATCAGTCCAAGAGTCCCAGTTCACAGGGAACAACTGAGGATAGCAGAATCACGTGTGAAAACTGTACCGATAAGATAGAGACTGGGAAATTTGTTGATCATGTCCGAGTCTGTTTACTGTTGTCAAAATATGATGCAAACTTTAAAACTTCAGTCAAGAAAGAGACAGTAGAAAGAAAAGAAGATGGGAGTGTCGAGGAAGGCATTGAAAAATCGTTGCATAGCAACAAAGATTCAGAGAATGAATCCAAAGAAATGTCTGCAGATGAAAATGCTGAAGTGAAAGTGAAACTAGAGGTAGATGATGGTGACGAAAGTGCAAAAGAAGACGAcaacaaagaagaaaaaaccgACTCTTCTTGTTTGGTGAAAAACGATGATGATTGCAGAGAATGCAAAAAGTTGGACATTATAGACCCAAACCATGGGAGTGGTGATGAAAATAAAGAGCAAAGTTCGGCATTATCCGCAATGGAGAGTTTTATTCAGAGGAGCTTCAAATCAGAGTTTAATTACAGAAGAGGCTCCATAAAAATGAGCTCTTTACCTAAGGCTCAATCAGCCCAAACAGCCCATTTGAAACCCTTGGAACGATCTAGTCCATCCATAAGACTGGAAAGATATCAGAAATATTTCCAGTACCTCTACCCCAATGAGCCAGATCAAAAAGTCTCTTCCTCAGAGGAGAAATTGTCTGGAGATATTGGAAAGCTGGAGAAAATGTGTGAGGAGGTGCACGGGGCAAAAAGTCCAAACCCCGAACAATCAAGAAAGTCTCAGAGCACCCCCAAACCAGAGATCAGTGGTGAAATCCTCAGTAGCAAATATCTCAATTTGGACGAGGAAGAGAAAAGCAAAGACTCCTCCCCTCCCTCCTCCTCCTCAAAATCCTCAGCCTTAGATTCTCTTAGCAGTTTTGTGTATAGCCAGTCGTTGACCAGTGAGCACCCCTTAGATAGTCTACAGAAACTCTTAACCAATAGTAACATTCCTAGAATCCTCCCCTCCAGTTCATTGAAACACTTTGATCCAGTCGAATCTCCCATGCCAACTGCTCCGTTGAATCTCTCCATAAGAAGGGAAACAAATGACGAGGACTTGGACATGTCCGATGGCAAAGACAGTTTCTCTGATCAAGAGAGCAGCCACAGCAGTGATAGTGAGGCTAACATGGACTACCGCTGCGCTGCCTGCAGTCGCCACTTTGCCTCCAAAGGCTCTTACAGATACCACCTTAGTCGTTGCCATCTCTCCTCGGTCAAAAAGTATGGAATCAAAGAAGCCTTCAATATGAGCCCTTACATCTACCTCCCTCTGGATCACACTGCCAAATTCTCCAAGTATTATGAAATGGCTCAGGAGCTCGCTAACAAAGGGAAGTAA